A region from the Vibrio sp. SS-MA-C1-2 genome encodes:
- a CDS encoding class I SAM-dependent methyltransferase codes for MTASIHLVKGREKSLRRRHPWIFSRGIQKVEGNPELGETVSVFDAHGNWVAYAAFSPKSQIRARVWSFKKKEKVDKAFFINRLNRAQQLRTTLADRDGLTGYRLIAAESDGLPGITIDRYQNFLVCQLLSAGAEFQRETLIEALKECYPECSIYERSDVSVRKKEGLKEQVGVLHGEEPPKWVEIEENGIKISVDIVGGHKTGFYLDQRDSRLAAMKYVNGKRVLNCFCYTGGFGLYALKGGADEVQNIDVSQPALDCAARNAEINQLDSSKAQFINADVFKLLRQYRDQNELFDVIIMDPPKFAESKAQLNGACRGYKDINMLAMQLLKPGGTLLTYSCSGLMDQGLFQKIIADAALDAGRHAQFIERFGQAADHPVDTAYPEGFYLKGFACQVN; via the coding sequence ATGACTGCTTCAATTCACCTTGTTAAAGGTCGAGAAAAATCACTGCGCCGCCGCCATCCTTGGATCTTTTCACGAGGCATTCAAAAGGTAGAAGGTAATCCTGAACTGGGTGAAACAGTTAGTGTCTTTGATGCTCACGGAAATTGGGTTGCTTATGCCGCTTTTTCTCCAAAGTCACAAATTCGTGCTCGCGTTTGGAGCTTCAAAAAGAAAGAGAAAGTCGATAAAGCATTCTTTATTAACCGCCTTAACCGAGCTCAACAGTTGCGAACAACCCTTGCTGATCGTGATGGATTAACAGGTTACCGTTTAATTGCAGCTGAATCTGACGGTTTACCAGGTATCACCATTGATCGCTATCAAAACTTTTTAGTCTGTCAGCTATTGAGTGCTGGTGCAGAATTCCAGCGTGAAACCCTTATTGAAGCATTAAAAGAGTGTTATCCAGAGTGCAGTATTTATGAACGCTCTGATGTTTCGGTTCGTAAAAAAGAGGGATTGAAAGAGCAGGTTGGCGTACTGCACGGTGAAGAACCACCAAAATGGGTTGAGATTGAAGAGAACGGTATCAAAATCAGTGTTGATATTGTTGGTGGTCATAAGACAGGTTTCTACCTTGACCAGCGTGATAGCCGTTTAGCTGCCATGAAGTATGTTAATGGTAAACGTGTACTTAACTGTTTCTGTTATACCGGTGGTTTTGGTCTATATGCCTTAAAAGGAGGGGCGGATGAAGTACAAAATATCGATGTCTCGCAGCCAGCTTTAGACTGTGCAGCACGTAATGCAGAAATTAATCAGCTAGATAGCAGTAAAGCGCAATTTATTAATGCAGATGTCTTTAAATTACTACGTCAATATCGTGATCAAAATGAACTGTTTGATGTGATTATTATGGACCCACCTAAATTTGCTGAATCTAAAGCGCAATTGAACGGTGCATGTCGTGGTTATAAAGATATCAACATGCTCGCAATGCAGTTACTAAAACCAGGCGGTACGCTATTAACTTATTCTTGTTCTGGTTTGATGGATCAAGGATTATTCCAAAAGATCATTGCCGATGCGGCACTAGATGCGGGTCGTCATGCTCAGTTTATTGAGCGATTTGGTCAAGCTGCCGATCATCCTGTCGATACTGCTTACCCTGAAGGTTTTTACCTAAAAGGTTTTGCTTGCCAAGTTAACTAA
- the yccX gene encoding acylphosphatase: protein MSKVGVKVLVTGHVQCVGFRYHTAHEGLKLDLTGFAKNLVDGRVEVQAFGDVAQIEILVKWLEEGPITARVDNIDIESIEWLHYKSFTIK, encoded by the coding sequence ATGTCAAAAGTTGGCGTAAAAGTTTTAGTAACGGGTCATGTGCAGTGTGTTGGGTTCCGTTACCATACTGCTCATGAAGGGTTAAAACTTGATTTAACAGGGTTTGCTAAAAATCTTGTCGATGGGCGTGTTGAAGTTCAAGCATTTGGTGACGTTGCTCAGATAGAGATATTAGTGAAGTGGTTAGAAGAAGGCCCTATAACCGCTCGTGTCGATAACATTGATATTGAGTCGATTGAATGGCTGCATTATAAGAGTTTTACAATAAAGTAG
- a CDS encoding TusE/DsrC/DsvC family sulfur relay protein produces MLLFNGQEIETDAHGYLKNVIDWQPEMVELLALEESIELTPSHIEVVNFVRDFYLEYKTSPAIRMLVKAMEKKYGPEKGNSRYLYRLFPKGPAKQATKLAGLPKPVKCI; encoded by the coding sequence ATGCTGCTATTTAATGGTCAAGAAATTGAAACCGATGCCCACGGCTATTTAAAAAACGTTATCGATTGGCAACCAGAGATGGTTGAACTGCTAGCCCTAGAAGAGAGTATTGAGTTAACGCCTTCACATATTGAAGTGGTCAACTTTGTTCGTGATTTCTATTTAGAATATAAAACCTCTCCTGCGATTAGAATGCTCGTAAAAGCGATGGAGAAAAAGTATGGCCCAGAAAAAGGCAATAGCCGTTACCTCTATCGTTTGTTTCCAAAAGGACCAGCAAAGCAAGCGACAAAGTTAGCAGGATTACCCAAGCCGGTTAAGTGTATTTAA
- a CDS encoding ABC-F family ATPase: MISTANITQQFGAKPLFENISVKFGEGNRYGLIGANGCGKSTFMKILSGELEPSGGNVSTDPNERVAKLNQNQFEYEEFTVIDTVIMGYKELWEVKKERDRIYGLPEMTEDEGMLVADLEVQFAEMDGYMCDSKAGELLLAVGIPEEQHYGLMSEVAPGWKLRVLLAQVLFADPHILLLDEPTNNLDMDTIRWLEHTLNERNCTMIIISHDRHFLNSVCTHMADLDYGELRLFTGNYDEYMLAATQARERLLSDNAKKKAQISDLQQFVARFSANASKAKQATSRAKQIDKIQLDEVKPSSRQNPFIRFEQTKELFRNALVLEHLTQGFEDDLFTDFNAIFEVGERVAIIGENGVGKTTLLNTLAGNLVPRSGEYKWSDNANIGYYAQDHAEEFAVDMNLMDWMGQWRQTGDDEQTVRSFLGRMLFSQDDINKSIKVLSGGEQGRMLLGKIQMHKPNILLMDEPTNHMDMESIESLNMALEEFKGTLFFVSHDRIFVDSLATRIIEIKKDKIVDFKGSYSEFLAAKGIAD, translated from the coding sequence TTGATTTCTACAGCTAACATTACACAACAGTTTGGCGCGAAGCCACTTTTTGAAAATATCTCAGTAAAATTTGGTGAAGGTAACCGTTATGGTCTTATCGGCGCAAATGGCTGTGGTAAATCTACTTTTATGAAAATTTTGAGTGGGGAGCTGGAACCAAGCGGTGGTAATGTCAGTACCGATCCTAATGAGCGTGTTGCAAAGCTTAACCAGAATCAGTTTGAGTATGAAGAATTTACCGTTATTGATACGGTAATCATGGGCTATAAAGAGCTGTGGGAAGTAAAAAAAGAGCGTGATCGCATCTATGGTTTACCTGAGATGACTGAAGATGAAGGGATGCTAGTGGCAGACCTAGAAGTTCAGTTTGCTGAGATGGATGGCTACATGTGCGATTCAAAAGCAGGTGAACTTTTATTAGCCGTTGGTATCCCAGAGGAGCAACATTACGGCTTAATGAGCGAAGTCGCGCCAGGTTGGAAACTGCGTGTACTATTGGCTCAGGTACTTTTTGCTGACCCGCATATCTTACTTCTTGATGAACCAACCAACAACTTGGATATGGATACCATTCGCTGGTTAGAACATACGCTGAATGAACGTAACTGTACGATGATCATCATCTCGCATGACCGTCATTTCTTGAATTCAGTGTGTACTCATATGGCTGACCTTGATTATGGTGAACTACGTCTATTTACCGGTAACTATGATGAGTATATGTTAGCGGCGACACAAGCGCGTGAACGTCTACTTTCTGACAACGCTAAGAAAAAAGCACAAATTTCTGATTTACAACAGTTTGTTGCTCGTTTCTCGGCAAATGCATCAAAAGCAAAACAAGCGACATCTCGTGCTAAACAGATTGATAAGATTCAACTTGATGAAGTTAAACCATCAAGCCGCCAGAATCCATTTATCCGTTTTGAACAGACGAAAGAGCTATTTCGTAATGCTTTAGTTTTAGAACACTTAACTCAAGGTTTTGAAGACGATCTATTTACTGACTTTAATGCGATTTTTGAAGTGGGTGAACGTGTTGCGATTATCGGTGAGAATGGGGTAGGTAAAACAACCTTACTGAATACATTAGCCGGTAACCTTGTACCAAGATCTGGCGAATATAAGTGGTCTGATAATGCCAATATTGGTTATTATGCGCAAGATCATGCTGAAGAGTTTGCCGTTGACATGAACTTAATGGACTGGATGGGGCAATGGCGTCAGACTGGCGATGATGAGCAGACTGTTCGTAGTTTCCTTGGTCGTATGTTGTTCTCTCAAGATGATATCAACAAGTCGATTAAAGTTCTTTCTGGTGGTGAACAAGGCCGTATGTTATTGGGTAAAATCCAAATGCATAAGCCAAATATCCTATTAATGGATGAACCAACCAACCACATGGATATGGAATCGATTGAATCATTAAATATGGCGTTAGAAGAGTTCAAAGGAACGTTATTCTTCGTTTCGCATGACCGTATTTTTGTTGATTCACTAGCAACACGTATTATTGAAATTAAAAAGGACAAGATTGTTGACTTCAAAGGAAGTTACAGTGAGTTCTTAGCCGCGAAAGGTATTGCTGATTAA
- a CDS encoding Bax inhibitor-1 family protein, translating to MSDRIVSHGSSGQSVLATNKVLRNTYFLLSLTLLWSAAIAGISMALNLPRPGLIIMLVGFYGLLFLTEKNRDSGLGIVFTFLFTGFLGYTLGPILNMYVSAGLEESIMLALGGTALTFLACSAYALTTKRDLSFLNGMLLAGFIVLVIGVVANIFLQLPMLSLAISGLFVLFSTGSILLTTQSIVRGGETNYISATITLYVSIYNLFISLLSILGIMGSDD from the coding sequence ATGTCAGATCGTATAGTTTCACATGGTTCTTCAGGCCAGAGTGTACTTGCTACCAATAAGGTGCTTCGTAATACCTATTTCCTTTTATCGTTGACACTATTATGGTCAGCGGCAATTGCAGGTATCTCAATGGCACTTAACCTTCCTCGTCCAGGGTTAATCATTATGCTAGTCGGCTTTTACGGCTTACTTTTCTTAACGGAAAAAAACCGTGACTCTGGATTAGGTATTGTCTTTACGTTCCTATTTACCGGTTTCTTGGGCTATACCTTAGGGCCAATCCTAAACATGTATGTTAGCGCGGGTCTTGAAGAGTCTATCATGTTAGCTCTTGGTGGTACTGCATTAACGTTCCTAGCATGTTCAGCTTACGCACTAACAACTAAGCGTGACCTCTCGTTCTTAAACGGTATGCTACTTGCTGGCTTCATCGTATTAGTGATCGGTGTCGTTGCGAACATCTTCCTACAGCTTCCTATGCTTTCATTAGCAATTAGTGGCTTATTTGTCCTTTTCTCTACCGGTTCAATTCTTCTGACCACTCAGTCGATTGTACGTGGTGGCGAGACAAACTACATCTCAGCAACCATTACGCTGTATGTATCAATCTACAATCTATTTATCAGCCTACTTTCAATTCTAGGTATTATGGGTAGTGACGATTAA
- a CDS encoding 5'-methylthioadenosine/adenosylhomocysteine nucleosidase, whose amino-acid sequence MKKYLLSFILFSTSFFAHATQTIAIMGAMDVEIEALLPSIQNSQEKTIGGHSYYTGMIEDKNVVVTRSGVGKVNAAITTTVLIREFNADKIIFTGIAGAVDPKLNPLDVVVSTGLVQHDVDLTAFNRPKGLLPEYDDRFFYSDKALNKIAFDAASAVVQDSTEKHAVYQGVIATGDQFIANKEVVHHLYTEFNAMAVEMEGAAVAQAAFNFNVPFVVIRTISDKADGSAHMVYSELKKATADNSAAITLKMLQGL is encoded by the coding sequence ATGAAAAAATACCTTTTATCTTTTATTTTATTTAGTACCTCTTTTTTTGCTCACGCTACGCAAACGATTGCGATAATGGGAGCGATGGATGTTGAAATTGAAGCTTTACTTCCTAGTATTCAGAATAGCCAAGAGAAGACAATTGGTGGACACAGCTATTATACCGGAATGATTGAAGATAAAAATGTCGTTGTGACTCGTTCAGGGGTGGGGAAAGTCAATGCTGCTATTACGACGACTGTGCTTATTCGTGAGTTTAATGCCGATAAAATCATCTTCACAGGCATTGCGGGAGCCGTTGATCCTAAATTAAATCCGCTTGATGTGGTTGTCTCTACAGGACTTGTACAACACGATGTTGACTTAACGGCATTTAACCGTCCAAAAGGTCTACTTCCTGAATATGATGACCGTTTTTTCTATAGTGACAAAGCATTAAATAAAATTGCGTTTGATGCAGCAAGTGCAGTAGTTCAAGATTCGACAGAAAAACATGCGGTTTACCAAGGCGTGATTGCAACAGGTGATCAATTTATTGCCAATAAAGAGGTTGTTCATCATCTTTATACTGAATTCAATGCAATGGCCGTAGAGATGGAAGGCGCAGCTGTTGCTCAAGCAGCATTTAACTTTAACGTCCCTTTTGTTGTCATTCGAACAATTTCAGATAAAGCGGATGGTTCTGCTCATATGGTTTATAGTGAACTGAAAAAAGCAACGGCGGATAACTCTGCAGCAATTACATTAAAAATGCTACAAGGTCTGTAG
- a CDS encoding BCCT family transporter, which produces MSNQNKKYSIETTDYEVGQDNIQKWGFDIHNPVFGTSAILIILTLASLLYVGPEIALTSLNAVKNSIIEQFDSFFMWSTNLFLLFAFLLILSPLGKIRIGGKNANAEHSRLSWLAMLFAAGMGIGLLFWGVAEPVAYFTDWWGTPLNVQAYSEEAKSLALGATIFHWGLHGWSIYAIVALSLAFFAYNKGLPLSIRSTFYPIFGDRSWGWLGHVIDILAVLSTLFGLATSLGLGAQQATSGLNHVFGLEGGIGLQLVIIAIVTIIASISVIRGINGGVKLLSNINMVAAFGLLVFITIVGWRTVLPSIWETLTSYAANFITLSSPNGREDISWMHGWTVFYWAWWISWSPFVGMFIARISKGRTVREFLIAVVLIPTSVTLIWMSIFGGIAIDQVVNKIGLLGANGLTDISLTLFYVFDALPFSSVLSVLSIALILVFFVTSADSGALVIDSITAGGKVDSPAPQRVFWTCIGGAIAAVMLWVGGKDALQALQSGVVATALPFAFVLLMMCVSLTKGLLSEMPEYKRSALKMNR; this is translated from the coding sequence ATGAGTAATCAAAATAAAAAATACAGTATAGAAACGACTGACTATGAAGTTGGTCAAGATAATATCCAAAAATGGGGTTTTGATATACATAATCCAGTATTTGGAACCAGTGCGATTTTAATTATACTTACTTTAGCCAGCCTATTATATGTTGGACCTGAAATTGCTTTAACTTCCCTGAATGCAGTCAAAAATAGCATCATAGAACAATTTGATTCGTTCTTTATGTGGTCAACCAACTTATTTCTTCTTTTTGCATTTCTTCTTATTCTTTCACCATTAGGTAAAATTCGTATTGGTGGTAAAAATGCGAATGCTGAGCACAGCCGCTTATCTTGGTTAGCGATGCTTTTTGCTGCTGGTATGGGGATTGGACTCTTATTCTGGGGTGTTGCAGAACCTGTTGCATACTTTACGGATTGGTGGGGAACACCATTAAACGTCCAAGCTTATAGTGAAGAGGCTAAATCACTTGCATTAGGCGCGACTATTTTCCATTGGGGGCTACATGGTTGGAGTATTTATGCCATCGTTGCCTTATCACTCGCATTCTTTGCTTATAACAAAGGTCTACCTCTCTCTATTCGTTCTACCTTTTACCCTATATTTGGTGATCGATCTTGGGGATGGTTAGGTCATGTTATTGATATTTTGGCTGTATTATCTACGTTGTTTGGTTTAGCGACATCTCTTGGTTTAGGGGCTCAACAGGCAACGAGCGGCTTGAACCATGTCTTCGGTTTAGAAGGTGGCATTGGTTTACAACTAGTGATTATTGCCATTGTCACTATTATTGCTTCAATTTCTGTAATTAGAGGGATTAATGGTGGTGTTAAACTATTAAGTAATATTAATATGGTTGCCGCTTTTGGATTATTAGTTTTCATTACGATAGTTGGCTGGCGTACCGTATTACCGTCTATTTGGGAAACGTTAACCAGTTATGCAGCTAACTTCATCACACTAAGTAGTCCTAATGGACGTGAAGATATCAGTTGGATGCATGGCTGGACTGTATTCTATTGGGCTTGGTGGATATCATGGTCACCATTTGTTGGGATGTTTATTGCGCGTATCTCTAAAGGTCGTACAGTCCGTGAATTCTTAATTGCCGTTGTTTTAATTCCAACGTCTGTAACGTTGATATGGATGTCCATTTTTGGTGGTATTGCTATTGATCAAGTCGTGAATAAAATAGGTCTGCTTGGTGCTAATGGATTAACGGATATCTCTTTGACGCTCTTTTATGTCTTTGATGCATTACCGTTTAGCTCGGTGCTTTCTGTTCTTTCAATTGCTTTAATTCTTGTGTTCTTTGTTACTTCAGCAGACTCTGGTGCTTTAGTTATTGATAGTATTACAGCGGGCGGTAAGGTCGATTCACCTGCGCCACAACGCGTTTTTTGGACGTGTATTGGTGGTGCGATAGCGGCTGTTATGCTCTGGGTTGGTGGTAAAGATGCACTTCAAGCATTGCAATCTGGGGTTGTGGCAACAGCACTTCCTTTTGCCTTTGTGTTATTAATGATGTGTGTCAGTTTAACCAAAGGGCTGTTATCTGAAATGCCTGAATATAAAAGATCAGCATTGAAAATGAATCGTTAA
- a CDS encoding RraA family protein translates to MDIVTQQWIDELKKFDVPTVCNALEALTGDRLGGFMKPGMLPRTGGVYQVPMVGYAATAKVSAQLAGKGDKIAPLMDYYHHVREMSKPTIAVIQDIDPEPIGSFWGEVQATVHKSLGSVGTLTEGGVRDIKECANLGFSMYSKYVMSSHAYIHVETSNCPVLVGGLVVNPRDLLFCDHHGVVVIPPQFLSVIHLACERIIAAEMPVLTPCRQAIEDQRMPTVDELKEWRLAMEEARKEVTKLVESNDRLC, encoded by the coding sequence ATGGATATAGTTACTCAGCAATGGATTGATGAATTAAAGAAATTTGATGTACCAACCGTCTGTAATGCATTAGAAGCCTTAACGGGGGATCGGCTGGGTGGTTTTATGAAGCCTGGGATGCTGCCGAGAACAGGAGGTGTTTATCAAGTGCCAATGGTTGGTTACGCAGCGACCGCAAAAGTCAGTGCTCAATTAGCAGGAAAAGGCGACAAGATTGCTCCATTAATGGACTATTATCATCATGTCCGTGAAATGAGTAAGCCAACGATTGCTGTCATTCAGGATATCGACCCAGAACCCATTGGATCATTTTGGGGGGAAGTTCAAGCCACGGTTCATAAATCTCTAGGTTCTGTTGGAACATTAACAGAAGGTGGGGTTCGAGATATTAAAGAGTGTGCTAATTTAGGCTTTTCAATGTACTCAAAATACGTGATGTCGAGTCATGCTTATATTCATGTAGAGACTTCTAATTGTCCTGTCTTGGTTGGTGGATTAGTTGTTAACCCTCGTGATTTATTGTTTTGCGATCATCATGGCGTGGTTGTTATTCCACCTCAATTTCTCTCCGTGATCCATTTGGCTTGTGAGCGGATAATCGCGGCAGAAATGCCTGTTTTAACACCATGTCGGCAAGCGATAGAAGATCAACGAATGCCAACGGTTGATGAGCTAAAAGAGTGGCGTTTAGCAATGGAAGAAGCGCGAAAAGAGGTAACGAAGTTGGTCGAGTCGAATGATCGTCTTTGTTGA
- a CDS encoding ATP-binding protein, protein MSEIDNTPSPKALMRKIARESGARKQAEQLLEQKSRELFDSNKQLELAIQQLEKSSAENLIKLDFQQNIDKLLIYFGRVFLNTNIDDHLLTRFISRLQENRLITGAKLTVNPNLGLELHHRFYGGEKFHTPSISQLNPQWQDGELFLPLIINDEQIGTLTVEVSTEFIEAEFVEGSLKLVSDILSSALNRQHVIYRNIESRKMAEKSERSTRDFLAMINHELRTPLNGLLGSSELLKESPLNSEQQLLLNNISQSGELLRAIINDLLDYSKINSGVFELIMGNFKLNALLQTIDSIFQSKAKEKGIQLIIINHCPQAMILQGDLERLTQIMVNLIGNAVKFTDKGSVTISLSWESERLNFAVKDTGIGISKEAQTKLFRPFTQVDRSSSRNYEGTGLGLAICLQLVQLMEGEISLTSKVDQGSEFFGSIPIKKGVLEETDLQIANPLQPITFEHLSLLVVEDVKMNQIVIKRMLGKLGITPDLAINGVEAISYCENNTYDLILMDCRMPEMDGFEATSTLRSQDFSKPIIALTAGTTLPEREQCIESGMDDILTKPYNIEDLRAMLTKWGSTHQ, encoded by the coding sequence ATGAGTGAAATTGACAATACGCCGTCACCCAAAGCCTTGATGCGAAAAATCGCACGTGAGTCGGGTGCTCGTAAGCAAGCAGAGCAACTACTAGAACAAAAAAGTCGCGAGCTTTTCGATAGTAATAAGCAACTCGAATTAGCCATTCAACAGTTAGAGAAATCATCGGCTGAAAATTTAATTAAACTCGACTTTCAGCAGAATATTGATAAGTTATTGATCTATTTTGGTCGTGTCTTCCTAAATACCAATATTGATGATCACTTATTAACTCGCTTTATATCTCGTTTACAAGAAAATAGGCTCATTACAGGTGCCAAATTAACGGTTAATCCCAACCTAGGATTAGAACTACATCACCGCTTTTATGGCGGTGAAAAGTTTCATACCCCTTCTATTTCACAACTGAATCCACAATGGCAAGATGGTGAGTTATTTCTTCCTTTAATAATTAATGACGAACAAATTGGAACGTTGACGGTCGAAGTCTCTACAGAGTTTATCGAAGCCGAATTTGTAGAAGGATCACTAAAATTAGTCAGTGATATATTATCTTCAGCACTGAATCGGCAACACGTTATTTATCGCAATATTGAATCGCGTAAGATGGCAGAAAAATCTGAACGTTCAACTCGAGATTTCTTAGCGATGATAAACCATGAGTTAAGAACGCCACTCAACGGTTTGTTAGGCAGTTCCGAATTACTCAAAGAGTCACCTCTCAACTCAGAACAACAGCTTCTACTTAATAATATATCCCAATCAGGGGAATTATTACGTGCCATTATCAATGATCTCCTTGATTACAGTAAGATTAACTCTGGTGTCTTTGAGTTGATTATGGGTAACTTCAAACTTAACGCCCTACTTCAAACTATCGACAGTATTTTTCAATCTAAAGCAAAAGAGAAAGGCATTCAGCTCATTATTATTAATCATTGTCCACAAGCGATGATTTTACAGGGAGACCTTGAACGTTTAACTCAAATTATGGTCAACTTAATCGGCAATGCGGTTAAGTTCACTGATAAAGGTTCAGTCACCATAAGTCTAAGCTGGGAAAGTGAAAGACTTAACTTTGCCGTCAAAGATACCGGCATTGGAATCAGTAAAGAGGCACAAACGAAACTTTTTCGACCCTTTACTCAAGTCGATCGTTCTAGCTCCCGAAACTATGAAGGGACAGGACTTGGACTGGCTATCTGTCTGCAATTAGTTCAATTAATGGAGGGAGAGATTTCATTAACCAGCAAGGTTGATCAAGGTAGCGAATTCTTTGGTTCAATTCCGATTAAAAAAGGAGTACTTGAAGAGACGGATTTACAGATCGCCAATCCCCTTCAGCCAATCACTTTTGAGCATCTCTCACTCCTTGTTGTAGAGGATGTAAAAATGAACCAAATCGTCATCAAACGTATGTTAGGTAAATTAGGTATCACACCAGACTTAGCCATCAATGGAGTAGAAGCAATATCTTATTGCGAAAATAACACCTATGATCTGATTTTAATGGATTGCCGAATGCCAGAAATGGATGGATTCGAGGCGACATCTACCTTGAGGTCACAAGATTTTAGCAAGCCGATTATTGCACTGACAGCGGGAACAACATTACCAGAACGGGAGCAATGTATAGAATCAGGGATGGATGATATTTTGACTAAACCCTACAATATTGAGGATTTGCGAGCAATGTTAACAAAATGGGGATCTACACACCAATAG
- a CDS encoding heme NO-binding domain-containing protein → MKGIIFTEFMDLVEQTFGLDILDKVLDDAKDEGIYTSVGSYDHRDLVKLIIHLSKTTNISPEQLQEVFGEAVFLNLLNTVLPDIQLRESDSCFQFIRHVEEYIHVEVKKLYPDAKPPCFKFISENETQLVMEYASARCMSHVCLGLIKGCAKHFNQKVDVQLDPVTQDGSQVQFTITLIN, encoded by the coding sequence ATGAAAGGTATAATTTTTACTGAGTTTATGGATCTCGTAGAGCAGACATTTGGGCTCGATATTTTAGATAAAGTCTTAGACGACGCCAAAGATGAAGGGATCTATACATCCGTAGGGAGTTATGATCATCGTGATCTGGTTAAATTAATTATCCATTTAAGTAAAACGACCAACATATCTCCTGAACAGCTTCAAGAGGTATTTGGTGAAGCCGTTTTTTTAAATTTGTTAAATACAGTGCTGCCCGATATTCAGTTAAGAGAGAGTGACTCTTGCTTCCAGTTTATTCGTCATGTTGAAGAGTATATTCATGTTGAAGTCAAAAAACTCTATCCTGATGCAAAGCCTCCTTGTTTTAAGTTTATCTCAGAAAATGAAACACAATTAGTGATGGAGTATGCCAGCGCTCGCTGTATGTCCCATGTCTGTTTAGGCTTAATAAAAGGGTGTGCTAAACATTTTAACCAAAAGGTTGACGTTCAATTGGACCCCGTCACTCAAGATGGCAGCCAAGTACAATTTACTATCACCTTGATTAACTAA
- a CDS encoding DsbA family protein: protein MSQIKLYYVYDPMCAWCWGFKPTWQKIKAQLPKQCDVIYVLGGLAPDSDQPMPIQQRQAIESYWYTITEKLGTEFNHQFWQLNTPRRSTYPSCRAVLAARKQDRELQMYAAIQEAYYLQAKNPSDDEILIAAAASIALDIECFKLDYYSETLNQEFGDELKFARSIGGNSFPSLIVDFNGQFLSLPLDYINSKSTIDKIKQLI, encoded by the coding sequence ATGAGTCAAATTAAACTTTATTATGTCTATGATCCAATGTGTGCTTGGTGTTGGGGGTTTAAACCAACGTGGCAGAAAATCAAAGCACAACTACCGAAGCAGTGTGACGTTATTTATGTACTGGGAGGATTAGCGCCAGATTCAGATCAACCAATGCCAATCCAGCAACGACAAGCGATAGAAAGTTATTGGTATACCATAACAGAAAAACTGGGGACAGAGTTTAATCATCAATTTTGGCAATTAAACACTCCTCGCCGTTCAACTTATCCTTCTTGTCGTGCGGTTTTGGCTGCTAGGAAACAAGATAGAGAATTGCAGATGTATGCGGCTATTCAAGAAGCCTATTATTTACAAGCAAAAAACCCGAGTGATGATGAAATATTGATTGCAGCCGCGGCTTCGATAGCGTTAGATATTGAGTGTTTTAAACTGGATTATTACTCAGAAACATTGAATCAAGAGTTTGGTGATGAACTGAAATTTGCTCGTTCTATTGGTGGTAATTCCTTCCCATCATTAATTGTTGACTTTAACGGTCAGTTTTTATCGTTACCTCTTGATTATATCAACTCAAAATCAACAATAGATAAAATAAAACAACTAATATAA